One Ictalurus furcatus strain D&B chromosome 22, Billie_1.0, whole genome shotgun sequence genomic window, aaaaacaaacaaacagtaaaaacacTGCAAATGTGCGaaagtgaaattcattaacaacttgaaacatgtttaagaaataaaaccattttccaaattcaaaacatgaaagatggcGACATCTCCAGGACGAGAGGCGAACTACAGGTAATATTCACATCCTCTCAAATAAAGCGCGCGTTAAGAATCGATTCGGGGATTTTGTTGTATCCATATCGCTTCGTTAAATTGAAGATTGATTAAAATCGGAGAatcaacatatatatatatttttttacccaGACCTAGTTTTAACAGATTTTAGGTTTAGACAGACATTGGGACCGAAGCCCCCTTAAAAATGGTCTTGAACCGCCCCTGGATCCAATTACCAAAGACAACCATATCTAGAAAACGTAATTCACTTACGAGGCAGTAACTAATAAGTACAGGCCTATAATAactgttttaaatcattttattttttgtcacgcAATTATCTCTTGACCATGAGAACCGGGATTCGCCTTCATCTGGCACATCTTATTGTGCTCTCTTCCAGAGCTCTAATTCCGGACACCAGGAACCAGGAGTTTTTTTGTCTTCGCACTAAGTCCGAACCTGGACGCACTCAGTGTAGTTTTCTTCGAAGACCATCAGCAGTAGCGTCTGTCCTTTTTTACTGGACCATTTGGACAGCAGAGCATCGTGTTGAAGAGTGTTCTGTAAGCGCTGAGCCAGCTTTGATTCAAAGCTATATGTCCGTATGCCATGAACGAGGCATCTGGGATCTACATAAAACCTCGTCTCTGCGCCTTAATATAGTAACACTGCTTTTAGAGCCTGGTAGTCCATGTGAATTTCGACCAATTTCCCTTGCCAACTTGAAGTGGCATAGGTACTTAGACACGGGCTATCAGATGGGCTCTGCGACCCGAATGCGGCAGAAGCGCGCTTGGATCTTACCCGGGACGCTGTGGTGCGGCCGCGGAAGCCGCGCTAGTGACTACGAGCAGCTAGGTGAGTAGGCTGTAGCTTACCTGAAAAGTCAGTCATAGCCTACCTTTCATAGTAAACAATTGAATAAAGTTGCCGCAAATGTATCCTTCTGTAATACAAAACTTAAGACAAAGAC contains:
- the LOC128599288 gene encoding group 3 secretory phospholipase A2-like, whose protein sequence is MRTGIRLHLAHLIVLSSRALIPDTRNQEFFCLRTKSEPGRTQCSFLRRPSAVASVLFYWTIWTAEHRVEECSVSAEPALIQSYMSVCHERGIWDLHKTSSLRLNIVTLLLEPGSPCEFRPISLANLKWHRYLDTGYQMGSATRMRQKRAWILPGTLWCGRGSRASDYEQLGMFERVDRCCREHDHCDHIIRPFTVNFGVFNPTLFTISHCDCDHRFKQCLLKINDTVSNMVGYTFYNILKVQCFELIQKRRCTKINWIGMCTSDKVAPYAILKHTTIYNATTSNAGIPEPPDILQQSKHFC